A region from the Spirochaeta thermophila DSM 6192 genome encodes:
- a CDS encoding histidine kinase dimerization/phosphoacceptor domain -containing protein has protein sequence MSHPHSSRSARLIDRILIPVIVASIGALAAGGLLMYLSLPQIAHTTAEKYLTAIERAVTSELHALLDPPADLALINAHIISLHPSLPTEKIHALFLKEIESHPEISIVAAGMEDGTYVEVQRLPQGIRYGYRPAGREGDLTFFSTPSLSPGTELQRVAGYDPRTRPWYTAALDAGTMIWSPPYRLASSDAPAMAVSTPIRVGDRTIGVSTVTIELLHFSRILETLTTPLDIRCYLFDDSHHLLAAAPAPPPYRLLTPLDSREGSGTPSRDDPLTRHHPETITLTELDGIPVYLQEHILTSRSTTFHLLTAVPRDSLTAPFRRAQLAALLTILLLMAVVVMIALFSSRNIARHFDLLTHHTRVLRLQEAIPADLLTLSQRTDELGEISRALIDLKQRLDQQHEEVLQHLAARELLLKEIDHRVKNNLQTMVSILTLEMEPLPSGRVKDTLHLIRQLLHTIALVHDMAYTQPSLTSIDLAQLFDHIVSLYRTTGLSLSYHPSASPHVPLASAIPYGILLSYFLEALRSYASPSSPSTLELRAHEEGYILTMRAVFSPSRAEEFEKRILGSLLVKGLLPQLGGQVVFTHTPLSPRKVELETRIPLSAFEWSTDTSH, from the coding sequence ATGTCACACCCCCACTCCTCCCGTTCCGCCCGCCTCATCGACCGCATCCTCATCCCCGTCATAGTCGCGAGCATAGGGGCCCTCGCCGCGGGCGGACTCCTCATGTACCTCTCCCTCCCCCAGATAGCCCACACCACCGCCGAGAAATACCTCACCGCCATCGAACGCGCCGTGACCTCCGAGCTCCACGCCCTTCTCGACCCACCCGCCGACCTCGCCCTCATCAACGCCCACATCATCTCACTCCACCCCTCCCTCCCCACCGAAAAGATCCACGCCCTCTTTCTCAAGGAAATCGAATCCCACCCTGAAATCTCCATCGTGGCCGCAGGCATGGAAGACGGAACCTACGTGGAAGTCCAACGACTCCCGCAAGGAATCAGGTACGGCTACCGACCGGCAGGCAGGGAAGGGGACCTCACATTCTTCTCCACCCCCTCCCTCTCCCCCGGCACCGAGCTCCAGCGTGTAGCCGGCTACGACCCCCGCACCCGTCCCTGGTACACCGCGGCCCTCGACGCCGGCACCATGATCTGGTCCCCCCCTTACCGCCTCGCCTCGAGCGACGCCCCCGCCATGGCCGTGAGCACCCCGATCAGAGTCGGAGACCGCACGATCGGTGTGAGCACCGTCACCATAGAACTCCTCCACTTCTCCCGCATCCTCGAGACCCTCACGACCCCCCTCGACATCCGGTGCTACCTTTTCGACGACTCACACCACCTCCTCGCCGCAGCTCCTGCGCCGCCGCCATACCGCCTCCTCACCCCCCTGGACTCCCGGGAGGGATCCGGCACCCCTTCCCGGGATGACCCCCTCACCCGCCACCATCCCGAGACCATCACCCTCACCGAGTTGGACGGCATCCCGGTCTACCTCCAGGAGCACATCCTCACCTCCCGGTCCACGACCTTCCACCTCCTCACCGCCGTCCCGAGAGACTCCCTCACCGCGCCTTTCCGCCGTGCCCAGCTCGCCGCCCTCTTGACCATCCTCCTCCTCATGGCCGTGGTCGTAATGATCGCCCTCTTCTCCTCGAGGAACATCGCCCGGCACTTCGACCTCCTCACCCACCACACCAGGGTCCTGAGGCTCCAGGAGGCCATACCCGCCGACCTGTTGACCCTCTCCCAGCGAACCGACGAGCTCGGGGAGATATCCCGCGCCCTCATCGACCTCAAGCAACGACTCGACCAGCAACACGAAGAAGTCCTCCAGCACCTCGCGGCACGGGAACTCCTCCTCAAGGAGATCGACCACCGAGTCAAGAACAACCTCCAGACCATGGTGAGCATCCTCACCCTGGAGATGGAACCCCTCCCCTCGGGACGGGTGAAAGACACCCTCCACCTCATACGACAACTCCTCCACACCATAGCCCTGGTCCACGACATGGCCTACACCCAACCATCGCTCACCAGCATCGACCTCGCCCAACTCTTCGACCACATCGTCTCCCTCTACAGGACCACCGGTCTCTCCCTTTCCTACCATCCCTCCGCTTCACCCCACGTACCCCTCGCATCCGCCATCCCCTACGGCATCCTCCTCTCCTATTTCCTCGAAGCACTCCGTTCCTACGCATCCCCCTCAAGCCCTTCCACGCTCGAACTCCGTGCGCATGAGGAAGGGTACATCCTCACCATGAGAGCCGTCTTCTCTCCCTCCAGGGCGGAGGAATTCGAGAAACGCATCCTGGGATCCCTCCTCGTCAAGGGGCTCCTCCCCCAGCTCGGAGGACAGGTCGTCTTCACCCACACCCCCCTCTCTCCCCGGAAGGTGGAACTCGAAACCCGCATCCCTTTGTCCGCTTTCGAATGGTCTACCGACACCTCCCATTGA
- a CDS encoding ComF family protein: protein MDALQAPFLYHHTIPRLLLAYKHHGQRHLARLIAALLLPALASFPPDAPLIPVPTHPRRLRALGFGHTELVARHLTRLTRRPRSPLRLQHTNPTRYHPQKHLPRALRLTSVLGAYRAAPSPADPPRTVILLDDVVTTGATIGECAHILRTGGVSIVYALALARDI, encoded by the coding sequence GTGGACGCACTCCAGGCCCCCTTCCTCTACCATCACACCATCCCCCGTCTCCTGCTCGCCTACAAACATCACGGACAGCGGCATCTCGCGCGCCTCATCGCCGCCCTCCTCCTCCCCGCCCTCGCATCCTTCCCTCCCGACGCCCCCCTCATTCCCGTCCCCACCCACCCCCGCCGCCTCCGCGCCCTCGGATTCGGCCACACCGAACTCGTCGCCCGTCACCTCACCCGGCTCACCCGACGTCCCCGATCCCCCCTCCGCCTCCAGCACACCAACCCCACCCGCTACCACCCCCAGAAGCACCTCCCCCGCGCCCTTCGCCTCACCTCGGTCCTCGGCGCCTACCGGGCCGCCCCTTCCCCCGCCGATCCCCCCCGCACCGTCATCCTCCTGGACGACGTAGTCACCACGGGAGCCACGATAGGGGAGTGTGCACACATCCTGCGGACCGGAGGAGTCTCCATCGTCTACGCCCTCGCCCTCGCCCGCGACATCTGA
- a CDS encoding ribosome maturation factor RimP encodes MSGQQRVETPRLSFFTRRGGTPLLPRAIRTPEEEKLYQHFVPLLEKMGYALVELHLRYRRGGAALEIVIHGAHLSVDDCARVLRLLKPKAQLLLDLADLHMEVMSPGIDRVLKNRDELALFVGKGLKLLDTRSQRWEGGILEAVTEDHVVLRKGAERRSIPIDSIGKAKLDFTQEETTPYGH; translated from the coding sequence ATGAGTGGGCAGCAGAGAGTCGAGACTCCTCGACTCTCTTTTTTTACCCGGCGAGGAGGCACGCCCTTGTTACCCAGAGCGATCCGGACTCCGGAAGAAGAGAAGTTGTATCAGCACTTCGTGCCGCTCCTTGAGAAGATGGGCTACGCCCTCGTTGAACTGCACCTCAGGTATCGTAGAGGAGGAGCGGCCCTCGAAATAGTCATCCACGGCGCACACCTCTCCGTCGACGACTGTGCCCGTGTCCTCAGACTCCTCAAACCCAAGGCACAGCTGCTCCTCGACCTTGCCGACCTCCACATGGAGGTCATGTCGCCGGGTATCGACCGTGTGCTCAAGAACAGGGATGAACTCGCACTCTTCGTCGGGAAAGGCCTGAAACTCCTCGACACGCGTAGCCAGCGGTGGGAGGGGGGCATTCTCGAGGCCGTCACCGAAGACCACGTCGTGCTCCGGAAGGGAGCGGAGCGCCGGTCCATCCCTATTGACTCCATAGGAAAAGCGAAATTAGACTTCACCCAAGAGGAGACTACCCCCTATGGCCACTGA
- the nusA gene encoding transcription termination factor NusA, whose translation MATDLKEAIQMLVQERGIPEELVQKTIEDFLLAAYKKRFGTAENAHVEFSEDGTEVTLYAKKQVVADEDFEDEVLQIPLSEARKLAPEAEPGDELLMEVDPKSFDRGAVQVAKQRAQQELKEIQRDTLYSEFKDKVGELIIGYYQRERNGNIYVDLGKIEGILPRKYQSPREVYRPNDRIKALIYEVNKTPSGLQVILSRTHTEFVRKVLELEVPEIYDKTVEIFKIVREPGYRTKIAVYSRKEGVDPVGACVGVKGVRIQALVNELEGERVDVIRYDPDPVAFIKNSLSPAEVEQVIILDRNKKHALAVVKDNQLSLAIGKQGLNVRLANRLVDWNIDVKTAKQVEEMGIGKEAMEAVSAVFSDLDEQVEEITRIEELPGLPPHIVEILSRQGYEEIEDLVFAYQDNGLEHIPELTEEDRQLIGKILEDAVEIVEEEETAQGITEEGEEEYVETYLCPECSAEVTPGMDRCPQCGVELVFTDEEEEN comes from the coding sequence ATGGCCACTGATCTCAAAGAAGCCATTCAGATGCTCGTCCAGGAGCGCGGCATACCGGAGGAGCTCGTCCAGAAGACCATCGAGGACTTCCTCCTCGCGGCGTACAAGAAGAGATTCGGCACAGCGGAGAACGCCCACGTGGAGTTCTCCGAAGACGGCACCGAAGTGACCCTCTACGCGAAGAAGCAGGTGGTGGCGGACGAAGACTTCGAAGACGAAGTGCTCCAGATCCCCCTCTCCGAGGCCAGGAAACTCGCGCCCGAGGCCGAACCAGGCGATGAGTTGCTCATGGAGGTGGACCCCAAGAGCTTCGACCGCGGGGCGGTGCAGGTGGCGAAACAACGCGCCCAACAGGAACTCAAGGAGATACAGAGGGACACCCTCTACTCCGAGTTCAAGGACAAGGTGGGAGAACTCATCATCGGGTATTACCAGCGGGAACGGAACGGCAACATCTACGTGGACCTCGGCAAGATCGAAGGCATACTGCCGCGGAAATACCAGTCCCCGAGAGAGGTCTACCGTCCCAACGACAGGATCAAGGCCCTCATCTACGAAGTCAACAAGACCCCCTCCGGCCTCCAGGTGATCCTCTCCCGCACCCACACGGAATTCGTGCGCAAGGTACTCGAACTGGAAGTCCCTGAGATCTACGACAAGACTGTCGAGATATTCAAGATCGTACGCGAACCGGGATATCGCACCAAGATCGCCGTCTACTCGAGGAAAGAAGGGGTGGACCCGGTGGGTGCGTGCGTGGGGGTGAAAGGCGTGCGCATCCAGGCCCTGGTGAACGAACTGGAGGGGGAACGCGTGGACGTGATCCGCTATGACCCCGACCCGGTCGCCTTCATCAAGAACTCCCTCTCTCCCGCTGAGGTGGAGCAGGTCATCATCCTCGACCGCAACAAGAAACACGCCCTCGCAGTGGTGAAGGACAACCAGCTCTCACTCGCCATCGGAAAGCAGGGGCTCAACGTCCGCCTCGCCAATCGCCTGGTCGACTGGAACATCGACGTGAAGACCGCCAAACAGGTCGAAGAGATGGGTATCGGAAAGGAGGCCATGGAAGCGGTCTCCGCCGTCTTCAGCGACCTCGATGAACAAGTGGAGGAGATCACGAGGATAGAAGAACTCCCGGGTCTTCCCCCACATATCGTGGAGATCCTCTCCCGTCAGGGATACGAGGAGATAGAGGATCTCGTCTTCGCCTATCAGGACAACGGACTCGAGCACATCCCCGAGCTCACCGAAGAGGACAGGCAACTCATCGGCAAGATCCTCGAGGACGCCGTCGAAATCGTAGAAGAAGAGGAGACGGCGCAGGGGATTACGGAGGAGGGAGAAGAAGAGTATGTCGAGACATACCTCTGCCCCGAATGTTCCGCCGAGGTGACTCCGGGAATGGATCGTTGTCCACAGTGTGGGGTGGAGCTCGTGTTTACAGATGAAGAAGAGGAGAACTAG
- the infB gene encoding translation initiation factor IF-2 has product MAQEQEKKPKVTLIKHQDTEPKEEAPPTPAVPVKKKRVVVKKTKKVVAVVKTDTPEEAPPTESPQPQGPEAKTSEPTSPPSTPRQPAREEGPRDRSRPPRPRGDRRPPRPQRNRGPKPGGPPSRDQGADRTKPRLRITPKTGAPPVPPAGETPEAARARQQKERERERRRELYLEKEREQEEKILNQVKRKKKIETNPVPKEIDITEAITVAELAKKMNLKASVLIAKLMSMGMMVTINQQIDADTATLLADEFGCKVNVVSLYDETVIEREEDSEEDLRPRPPVVTVMGHVDHGKTKLLDAIRSANVAEGEYGGITQHIGAYQVELPQGKITFLDTPGHEAFTLMRARGAQVTDIVVLVVAANDGVMPQTVEALNHAKEANVPIIVAINKVDLPDANPDRVKQQLSEYGLIPEEWGGNTIYCEVSALKKQGIQELLEAILLQAEVLELKANYSCRAEGKILESKIEHGRGIVATVLVQRGTLRIGDPFVAGVYSGKVRAMFDEWGNREEEATPSTPVEVLGFDGLPEAGDPFQVTESEKHAREVASKRQELKKLEEARNVQKVTLDNLYQKIQEGEVQDLKIIIKADVHGSAEAIRTALERLSTEEIRVRIIHAAAGAVNESDVRLASASNAIIVAFNVRPTSQASTLAEKEKVEIRRYTIIYEVIDDIKAAMEGMLQPEIKEEVVGLVEVRETFKVPRIGTVAGCYVLEGKVKRNAEVNVIRDGVVIHSTRINSLKRFKEDVREVDAGYECGIGLEGFQDIKVGDQFEVIERREIAKKL; this is encoded by the coding sequence ATGGCACAGGAACAGGAAAAAAAACCAAAAGTCACGCTCATCAAACACCAGGACACCGAGCCCAAGGAGGAGGCGCCTCCCACTCCTGCGGTACCCGTCAAGAAGAAACGGGTGGTGGTGAAGAAGACGAAGAAGGTAGTAGCCGTCGTAAAGACGGATACCCCGGAGGAGGCCCCACCCACGGAATCCCCGCAGCCCCAAGGGCCGGAAGCGAAAACCTCGGAGCCCACTTCGCCCCCTTCGACTCCCCGGCAGCCCGCCCGCGAGGAAGGACCGCGGGATCGTTCACGACCCCCTCGGCCTCGGGGGGATAGGCGTCCCCCCCGGCCCCAGCGGAACAGAGGGCCGAAACCGGGAGGCCCCCCGTCCCGGGACCAGGGAGCGGACCGTACGAAGCCCAGGCTGAGGATCACTCCCAAGACGGGAGCCCCTCCCGTTCCACCTGCAGGCGAGACCCCCGAAGCGGCGAGGGCCAGACAGCAGAAGGAACGAGAGCGAGAGCGCCGCAGGGAACTCTACCTGGAGAAGGAGCGTGAACAGGAAGAGAAGATCCTCAACCAGGTCAAGCGGAAAAAGAAGATCGAGACGAATCCTGTGCCGAAGGAGATCGACATCACGGAAGCCATCACGGTAGCGGAACTCGCAAAGAAGATGAATCTTAAGGCATCGGTCCTCATCGCCAAGCTCATGAGCATGGGCATGATGGTGACCATCAACCAGCAGATAGACGCCGACACCGCCACACTCCTCGCAGACGAGTTCGGCTGCAAGGTGAACGTCGTGTCCCTCTACGACGAGACGGTGATCGAACGCGAGGAGGACTCCGAAGAAGACCTCCGTCCTCGTCCTCCCGTGGTGACGGTGATGGGACACGTGGACCATGGAAAGACGAAACTCCTCGACGCCATACGGTCCGCCAACGTCGCCGAAGGAGAATACGGAGGCATCACCCAGCACATCGGCGCGTACCAGGTCGAGCTCCCCCAGGGGAAGATCACCTTCCTCGACACCCCCGGCCATGAGGCCTTCACCCTCATGCGTGCTCGAGGTGCGCAGGTCACCGATATCGTGGTCCTGGTCGTAGCGGCAAACGATGGGGTGATGCCTCAGACCGTCGAGGCACTCAACCACGCAAAGGAGGCCAACGTCCCCATCATCGTGGCGATCAACAAGGTGGACTTGCCCGATGCCAATCCTGACAGGGTGAAGCAGCAGCTCTCGGAGTACGGACTCATCCCCGAGGAATGGGGTGGGAACACCATCTATTGCGAAGTCTCGGCCCTCAAGAAACAGGGGATCCAGGAACTCCTCGAGGCCATCCTCCTGCAGGCGGAGGTCCTCGAACTCAAGGCGAACTACTCCTGTCGAGCGGAGGGGAAGATCCTCGAGTCGAAGATCGAACATGGCCGCGGCATCGTCGCCACCGTGCTCGTCCAGAGGGGAACCCTCAGGATAGGCGACCCATTCGTGGCCGGGGTGTACAGCGGGAAGGTGCGGGCCATGTTCGACGAATGGGGCAACCGAGAGGAAGAGGCCACTCCATCCACCCCGGTGGAGGTCCTCGGATTCGACGGCCTTCCGGAAGCAGGAGATCCGTTCCAGGTCACCGAAAGCGAGAAACATGCGCGTGAAGTGGCCTCCAAGCGACAGGAACTCAAGAAGCTCGAAGAAGCCCGTAACGTCCAGAAGGTCACCCTCGACAACCTCTATCAGAAGATCCAGGAGGGGGAGGTCCAGGATCTGAAGATCATCATCAAGGCGGACGTGCACGGATCGGCCGAAGCGATCAGGACCGCACTCGAGCGCCTCTCCACCGAAGAGATCCGTGTGCGCATCATCCACGCCGCAGCCGGTGCGGTCAACGAGAGCGACGTACGTCTCGCCTCGGCCTCCAATGCAATCATCGTAGCCTTCAACGTCCGTCCCACCTCCCAGGCGAGCACCCTCGCAGAGAAGGAGAAGGTGGAGATCCGACGCTACACCATCATCTACGAGGTGATAGACGACATCAAGGCGGCCATGGAAGGCATGTTGCAGCCCGAAATCAAAGAAGAAGTCGTGGGACTCGTGGAGGTCCGAGAGACCTTCAAGGTACCCAGGATCGGCACCGTGGCGGGGTGTTATGTCCTCGAGGGGAAGGTGAAGAGAAACGCAGAGGTGAACGTGATCCGCGACGGGGTGGTGATCCACAGCACCAGGATAAATTCCCTCAAGCGCTTCAAAGAGGATGTGAGAGAGGTGGACGCAGGATACGAGTGTGGAATAGGCCTCGAGGGCTTCCAGGATATCAAAGTCGGAGATCAGTTCGAAGTGATTGAGCGTAGAGAAATAGCCAAGAAACTATGA